The Vitis vinifera cultivar Pinot Noir 40024 chromosome 16, ASM3070453v1 DNA segment caaaatataatccatgattttattgtaatattattattcatattttattaaaaatatttatttttaatttatttataattgcaaaattatttttattttaataagacttaaattaaattaagtgaatattatatatattgaatttacATTTTTCATAGAATAacagaaaatttattttaaaaacaatattttcaaataagattttttttttttttaaaccaaacacctttattttttaaaaatattaaaagaattgttttttttattctttaacatttaaaacgatttttaaaaacaagttttaagaAACATGCCAAGCTAGCCTTAAGTCTTTTGAACTATATATTCCTTGTCTGTGTGTAGAGTAAAGCTGATTATTCCCATTGCCCCCAAGTGTGTAAATGAAGCAAAGATCAATCTGATGAACCAACAAGAAAAAATCATCCAGCATTGATTCtaaagaagaaaagggaaaattcAAAGCAAGGTTCAGGCAGTAAAGCTCTCTGCAACATGCTTCAATGTAGAAACAACACCTCTCCCAACCGTAAAGGAAAGTATCTGAGCTCCACTTCTTCATCCATGGCTACCCCATCACTCCCCATTCCCCATCTTCAGTCCCCGCCGCCATGGAAACCGCCATCGCTGCTGTTCTTCTCCTTGCATCCGTCTTCTTCCAAGGTATAAATTAATAtctcactttttgtttttttctcattttgatcGGCGTGAAATAAGCTGATGATTTTATGCTATCATAGGGGTGGTGGAAGGAAACATCGGAGTTAACTATGGGACGGTGGCTAACGACCTGCCTCCGCCATCTGAGGTGGCGCGTTTCCTTCTGGAATCCACGACTATCAACCGCGTGAGGATGTTTGATGCTGACCCGGAAATGATTCAAGCCTTTGCTCACACTGGAATTGCCGTCACAGTCACTGTTCCTAACGAGCTAATCCCGCGGCTCACCAAGCTGAGCTTTGCCCAACAATGGGTGAAAACCAATGTCCAGCCGTACGTCCCGGCGACGAATTTAATCAGAATTCTGGTGGGCAATGAGGTGTTGTCGACGGCCAATAAATTGCTCATCGCTGGCCTTGTCCCGGCGATGCAGACCCTCCACACAGCCCTTGCGGCGGTGTCCCTGGACAGAAGGATCAAGGTCTCGACCCCTCATTCTTTGGGTATCCTCTCAACGTCAAGCCCTCCGTCGACGGGGAGGTTCCGACAGGGCTACGACGTCCATGTCATCAAGCCACTGCTGAGCTTCCTGAGAGCCACCAACTCACCTTTCATGATAAACCCCTATCCCTTCTTCGGTTACTCGGCTGAAACTCTAGATTACGCGCTGTTCAGGCCTAATTCTGGGGTGTTGGATGAAAACACACAAAGGGTTTACACAAACATGCTGGATGCGCAGCTAGATGCCGTCTTCTCGGCCATGAAGATCCTCGGTTTTACCGATGTAGAGATCGTTATAGCCGAGACCGGCTGGCCCTCGGACGGGGACGAAGGGCAAGTTGGGGTGAACGCCGAGAGCGCGGCGGAGTATAACGGGAACCTCAGGGAGCATGTCATGTCCGGCGTCGGGACACCGCTCATGCCGAACCGGACGTTTGAGACGTACATTTTCGCGCTGTTCAACGAGAACCTCAAGCCCGGGCCGCTGTGTGAGAGGAACTTTGGGCTGTTCCAGCCGGACTTGACTCCGGTCTACGACATCGGGATCATGAGGCCAACGGTAGCTGATGCCGCCGCCGCTGCTGCGTACGATAATCgaattttattgatgattatatGTTTGGTTGATTGGTTTCTATACTTGGCTCTGGCAGGCTAGAGCTTCCATTCCTTGGAACCCAGCTCCGGCGGCAGCTCCTCAGCTGGGTCCAGCCCCACAGCAACATCCCAAGGGCGGAAAACAATGGTGTCTCCCCACATCTGACGCCCACTCCGACGCCCTGCAGAAGAACATCGACTATGTATGTGGGCTAGGACTGGACTGCAAGCCCATCCAAGAAGGCGGAGCGTGCTTCATTCCTGACACGGTTCGAGCCCATGCGGCCTATGCCATGAATGCATACTACCAAACAACAGGAGGGAGCGAGTATGACTGTGATTTTGAGCAGACCGGAGCCCTCACTGACGTCGATCCAAGTAGGTCTAGGGCCTGTTTGGAAGCggtttttatatagaagaaaaaatacACCTTTACTTTCTCCAAAACAAAAGAAGGGGAATATTtgactataaaaaaatagaaaatcaaaaaacatgtttgagaagtaaaaaactatttttttaattcttaaaaataaaaaatatcatgtttttctgttttttgttctGCAAAATGGTTGAAAAACAGGGCCTGAGATATAAGTTAAAACCTCCATCTTTTACAAAAACCATTCAAAGTCATGGTCTAATTACCTCTGAATATGGTTGCGTGTTTTGGAATTTGACAGGCTATGGAAGATGCAAATACTTGGGACGGTGAAGACCCGGATGCAGAAGACTGCCTTTTGCTTAATTAGCGTTTTGGGTGAGGCAGATAGAATAAGAGATGATATAGAAGTAAAGCTTAATCAGCTTAATTGATGTGAGGCTTTTTGTTCTAGTTCATTCATCTTAGATGTACTAAGAAACCatatattaataagaaaaacacTGACTTGCCACCGCAAATCCATTTATTCTGGAGTTCGTACATATTCACATAATAGTTTTTTTGGCCCGACTCCAATGCGGAGTCTATTTTCTGAATACTTATAAAAAGGATATCATTAATGAGATAACATCTAATATATTCATTTGGTTAATCTTATCGTTTCATATATTCAAACTTAATttgaataaggaaaattatCTCATTTAGATATAAATACTATCTATATATCTTGAGATAATAACATCAGATTCATGGTAGTTATCCTTTTATCgtaaatttctttttctctagGAGAAGTTTCTCCGTTTCGGCACTTCAAAAACGACGTCGTATACAGGAGTTCGCCTCGAAAACAACTACCAACAGTCTCACGGCTCTCTCCTCCGCCCAAACACTATTAATATCGGCTCCCCTCCTTGCCCCTCCGGCGCTAATCTCTCTCTAGACGTAACTCTCTGGATTTTCTCTCTACCCTTCTAGGATTTCAATCTCACAATTGCAATTTTCTCtccttttcttctcctttctctgttttttttttctttaatcccTAGGGTTTTCTTACGCTCTCtacgggtttttttttttttcttttcaacatttttaaTTCTAGGGTTTCCGTACAATCCTCCCTAGGGTTTTAACGCCATGGAAGGAGAGTGGCAGCAGCTGATTCAATCAGTGTTCTTCGGTCTGGTTTTCTCCTACCTTTTCGCGAAGCTCATATCGATTGTAATCTCCTTCCGAGACGAGAACCTCAGCTTGACCCGTGATTCCAAGCCCGAATCGCAGGGAGGAGCCGCCTCTGCCGATGACGACTCCGCGGGGTCTCAGAAATCTGGGGGTTCGGAAGGGGAGGAGTCGCTGCTGGCGGAGAAGGGGAGTGGGAGTAGTGGGAGTCTGTTGGATGACGATGATGATTGGGAGGGGGTGGAGAGTACTGAATTGGACGAGGAGTTCAGTGCTGCGACGGCTTTCGTGGCCGCCACGGCGGCGGATAGGCTGTCGCAGAAGGTGTCGAATGATGTGCAGTTGCAGCTTTATGGGCTTTACAAGATCGCGACCGAGGGACCGTGCAGTGCCCCGCAGCCATCAGCTTTGAAAATGACAGCTCGGGCTAAATGGTATTGCTCTATGATTTGAAAATCATTATTGTTGTATTTTTTAATGGTCTTGCTTCCTCTATGATTAGAAATTCATGGTTGTTGTGGTTTTCATGTTGTTGTTTTAACTATTAGTTATTGGTTTTGCGGTTGATgttaattatagaaaatgttatttttgatTAATGGGATAtggtttttaatgaaatttaaacaCTTGGAGAAAGTATTCTTGATGCAGGGTATCTGCAGATTGGTAGTATAATGTGCATGGTATGGATATCAGCTTTTAGGATCCTTATGGGttaagaaatggaagaaattgtTCATTCCTTATGTTAGTTCCATTTTGGATTGATAGATGAGGTTCTTAAATTGAAGTTTTCGTGGTTGATTGATTGAAAGACTTATTTTGATGACATCTGCTAGGCAAGCATGGCAGAAATTGGGTGCTATGCCTCCTGAAGAAGCAATGCAGAAGTACATTGCAATTGTTACAGAGCTATATCCTACTTGGGCAACTGGTTCAACTAATGTGAGATCTcagaatctttcttttcttccagcTTGCTTTTGTTTGATACTTAGGTAAATTGCATAACTTTGATAagatttttgttttcacttgttctttattttgttataacCAGAAGAGTAAAGATGAGGGAGGTAGCAGTGCACCAAGTGGAGATGCTAAAGGACCAATGGGGCCGGTTTTCAGCACATTTGTCTATGAGGAGGAATGTGGAACTGAGCTGTAAGGTTCTTATAACTCCTGCTTTATGGGGTTTATCATCAAAGTTTGGTGAGGCTTATTTTTTACCATTTGCTGCATTGAACTGGAGCCATCACATAAGACATGACCTATAGGAACATAATAGGGGTATTTTGGTGGATGTGCCGAGCCATTTTAGGAGTACAGATATTTCAAGGGGTGTGCGTATAATCAGCTATAGAGAGAGGGTTGTTCCCCCCAGAGTTAAAGAATGCTTGCATGAGCTTTGTGCAGCTTCATATTCATGCACCTGTGTGCATGTCTTCAGTCCCCACATGTAGTTTGGAAGTAGGTGAAGATGGGTTTCTGAGCCTGGTATATATTATGATGTTGTAGAGACAATGACACTCTTGAATGAATCTAGGATTCTTATGTGCTAAAAAATTTGTGAGTGCTGGTCAGTTCTCTTAGGACAAATGGACTCGGTTATAAGCTATAATCTGATTACAGATAAGCAATCTTTGGCAAGCTGTGGATTGTATGCTTcatgttaaaattaaaatagaacaGATCTCTACAGCAAAGCACCTGGAATGAATTATTTAATAGTTAGAATGTTGCTGAAATAGCTTACCTGCGCTTAATTTTTTCCCAATTTATAAATCATAGAAGTGTTTACACGTGTGGAGCATGAGTAATTCAGAAACATTCTTATCTACTAAATATGTAAACACTCAtctgttaaatttttttcaaactgGGTAAGTATGACGAGAagtttaactaattttaaaaactgtaATATTCCcaagatatatatattgtatGTGTGTTGAGATAGATGAGGAATTTCCATTTATCCAGGAAATTATGTATTCTGAGAATgaaattatgataataataCTCTAAAGATTTTGTTATTCTGCTTTTCAGGAAAATGGATGCTATACATGCGTTTGCCAGAGAAGGAGAGGTAGATAATCTGCTCAAATGTATTGATAACGGCGTTTCAGTGGATCTAAAGGGTTAGTTACTTCATAGTTGTCTCATTCAACACTATTTGTGCTATTGTTGGATCCCTTGAGAATTTGGCTGTTGAGATACCATATATGTTAAAATGTCAAAAACAATCCTTGAATATCCCCACGTGTAGTGGTACGTCAACCAACTTGCACAAGGTTGTCACCTCTCTTTATTGTCATGCTTCCTTTCCTCACCCAGTAAAATAttcccaaaattttttaaattctgcTTCAACCTTAGGTTGGATTTGTCTGAGACTTACCCAAAACTGCTCAAAAAGTTCCAGTTATCAAAGGAAGCTCAAACTCTGAAACTTCCTGTTGCTTGCACATGAGTGATGTGCTTCTACTagaaacattttatatttttaattagtcaGTCTCTTACATGTagatccttttttttctctctccctaCTTTTTATTTGCCATCTGCTCCTTGCCCATCAAAAACAGGAGATCAGAGGAGAGCTTGTTTGCTAAACCTTATCATGCATCTAAGAATACTTGAAACTTCGTTTACATTCTAAAACAGTTTGCATGAAATGACCGCAGATAGTGAGGGAAGAACCCCATTGCACTGGGCTGTAGATCGTGGCCACCTTAATCTCACTGAATTGCTTCTCAACCATGGTGCTGATGTGAATGCCAAGGtaattttatcatcattttggGATTGTTGTTTGACTACTTTCTGGGACGTGGTGTTCATGTAGTGACTGCAAAATTAGAACAGAGTGTGTAACGGTTCTTCATTCATGGCTAGTGTAGTTTCTATACTTCTCTCCCTGCTTTCTTTTGTTGGTGCTCATGGACACATTTGTGTGTGTAACTTTATGAGTTTGTATGTTAAGGTTTATTATACCTTTTAGGAAGCTTACATTGAGTTTCATATGTGCTCAAATCCAACTGTGTTTGTCTCCTATTTTCATTATGTTTTCCCTTTcaccaaaaattataatatgttGTATTTTCTTGGATTAAGGACCATGAAGGCCAATCCCCATTGCATTACGCAGTCGTGTGTGAGAGAGAAGCTATTGCTGAGTTCCTTGTGAAGCAAAATGCAGACATCAACGCAATGGACAATGATGGTGCATCCCCTTTTGAACTGTGCGAATCAAACTGGCCTTGGATGCAAGGTGCAGCTAAACAGGCTTAGaatggtggttttttttttaaagttatccCACCAATTAATGCAAATCCTCTTGATAGGTTCCTGGTGGATGTACATGCTGTTATGTATAACCCTTTCACACAGCTTAACCTTTTTCATCATCATggtataatttattatataggGTTTTATGTTCTTTCCACtgtttttcttttacttaaaCGATTGAATTAGGATGAATTTGAAGCAGATTGAATTTAGAATGTGAATTGGCATTCATATGGTTTTGTTTTGTCAATGCTTTTCTGTCATATAATTGATTCTTGTTTGTACAGTATGACACTTAGTgtgcgtttggtagtgattctaggaaatatttttaatttttttaatacttaaaagataaaaattttcaagtgttcctaaaatcattatcaaacgcaTTTTTACTTTTCTTAGGAGTTATATTGTACAtattatgtaaatatatatatatactaagtaaagaaaaataaataaataaatgattttttaaatatataaaagaaaataaaatgtaattaaaatcaattagaaattcatatatttttaatcttataagaaaaagagaaatgatCAGTGGAATAAGTTTGAAGATTGAAGTAATatgtaaaaatgatttattcattttaaatctagatttttttttttttttactaatacTTTCTCTTAAATTCTATGGAATCAAGCATAGTCATAATGTCTACTATGGAttgttataaattataatcCTGTGGTTTGCTTAGTTTATATCGATGTGGTTTATGAATGACTTggtttattatattattttaaaatttatagcaAAGAAAGAGTgttttttcatgttttggtAAGGAAAAGGCTCTGGAAAAATCTGTAACAAAACACTCTTTCCgttgtttttacattttataaacaaatttttgtttgaaaatttaaatataaaaaatagttttctttatcTATTCTTGGCCTACGCTTTTAAGAAAAGTACAAaacgttttttattttttaaaaaaaatcatgtaattttaaaaacatattctaacaaaattattttcaatgaaaaattattcaagaattgttttcaatgaaaagcaaaagatcatttttcaaaatagtttcaaacatgctAAAGAATTTTATCGAGtttcaaaatatgttttctctctctcttcatttTTCTACTCTTCCCATTCTAAAATCAGTAAATACAAACACTGAATTTGGATTTTGCTTTATCTGCTACTCATACAGAAGCCAACAAGAAGTCAACAAGAGTGAATCCCATCTGATTCTCCTTTgcaaaatatcttaattttcccaaaaaacaaaaacatcttAATAAGGGCGAACTTTGATCTCATTTAACAAAAATCTCATACATGTCTGAAACTTATCttataataagaattaaaaCTTGAATCCTGCTAGAAAATGCTACTACTCATTCCAAGAAGAATGTTCTTGTCTCTATGTATACCCCTCCCCACcccaaaaaattcaaacatgaaGAAACTCAAAACAACATTCACACATTTGAGAGTCATTATCTCCCCTTTTCTCTCTCTGTGTCCTCTTgtttttccttccttccttccccTCTTCCACCAAAACCCCAACAATTAGCAACTTGCTATCTATCTACAAAAGCTTCTCTACAGCTCATCATGGGAGTCTTCATCTTCCCCTGCATCTGAACTCCCACCAGGGGCACCACCAGACCTCTGATAAACAGCAGTGATGATGGGGTTACACACTGCTTCCACCTCTTTCAGCTTCTCCTGGTAGTCCTCTGTCTCTGCATTCTGGTTGTCGTCCAGCCACTCGAGGGCCTCTTTCACTGCTGTCTCAatcttctccttctcctccGATTCTAATTTGTCTGCCAGTTTGTCCTTGTCATTGATCTGGGTCTTCATGTTGTAGACATAGCTCTCCAAGCTGTTTCTGGCATCAATCTTCTCCTTGATCTTCTTGTCTTCCTCTGCAAATTCCTCTGCTTCCCTCACCATCCGGTCAATCTCCTCTTGACTCAGGCGACCCTTGTCATTGGTGATTGTGATTTTCTCAGATTTCCCTGAAGCTTTGTCTTCAGCCTTTACATTTAGAATGCCATTGGCATCAACCTCAAACGTGA contains these protein-coding regions:
- the LOC104882241 gene encoding glucan endo-1,3-beta-glucosidase is translated as METAIAAVLLLASVFFQGVVEGNIGVNYGTVANDLPPPSEVARFLLESTTINRVRMFDADPEMIQAFAHTGIAVTVTVPNELIPRLTKLSFAQQWVKTNVQPYVPATNLIRILVGNEVLSTANKLLIAGLVPAMQTLHTALAAVSLDRRIKVSTPHSLGILSTSSPPSTGRFRQGYDVHVIKPLLSFLRATNSPFMINPYPFFGYSAETLDYALFRPNSGVLDENTQRVYTNMLDAQLDAVFSAMKILGFTDVEIVIAETGWPSDGDEGQVGVNAESAAEYNGNLREHVMSGVGTPLMPNRTFETYIFALFNENLKPGPLCERNFGLFQPDLTPVYDIGIMRPTARASIPWNPAPAAAPQLGPAPQQHPKGGKQWCLPTSDAHSDALQKNIDYVCGLGLDCKPIQEGGACFIPDTVRAHAAYAMNAYYQTTGGSEYDCDFEQTGALTDVDPSYGRCKYLGR
- the LOC100262327 gene encoding acyl-CoA-binding domain-containing protein 1, with protein sequence MEGEWQQLIQSVFFGLVFSYLFAKLISIVISFRDENLSLTRDSKPESQGGAASADDDSAGSQKSGGSEGEESLLAEKGSGSSGSLLDDDDDWEGVESTELDEEFSAATAFVAATAADRLSQKVSNDVQLQLYGLYKIATEGPCSAPQPSALKMTARAKWQAWQKLGAMPPEEAMQKYIAIVTELYPTWATGSTNKSKDEGGSSAPSGDAKGPMGPVFSTFVYEEECGTELKMDAIHAFAREGEVDNLLKCIDNGVSVDLKDSEGRTPLHWAVDRGHLNLTELLLNHGADVNAKDHEGQSPLHYAVVCEREAIAEFLVKQNADINAMDNDGASPFELCESNWPWMQGAAKQA